A region of Liolophura sinensis isolate JHLJ2023 chromosome 8, CUHK_Ljap_v2, whole genome shotgun sequence DNA encodes the following proteins:
- the LOC135474008 gene encoding tubulin beta chain-like: MREIVHLQAGQCGNQIGAKFWEVISDEHGIDPTGTYHGDSDLQLERINVYYNEATGGKYVPRAVLVDLEPGTMDSVRSGPFGQIFRPDNFVFGQSGAGNNWAKGHYTEGAELVDSVLDVVRKEAESCDCLQGFQLTHSLGGGTGSGMGTLLISKIREEYPDRVMNTFSVVPSPKVSDTVVEPYNATLSVHQLVENTDESFCIDNEALYDICFRTLKLTTPTYGDLNHLVSATMSGVTTCLRFPGQLNADLRKLAVNMVPFPRLHFFMPGFAPLTSRGSQQYRALTVPELTQQMFDAKNMMAACDPRHGRYLTVAAMFRGRMSMKEVDEQMLNVQNKNSSYFVEWIPNNVKTAVCDIPPRGLKMAATFIGNSTAIQELFKRISEQFTAMFRRKAFLHWYTGEGMDEMEFTEAESNMNDLVSEYQQYQDATAEEEGEFDEEGEAEED, encoded by the exons ATGAGAGAAATTGTCCACCTTCAGGCCGGCCAGTGCGGAAACCAGATCGGTGCTAAG TTCTGGGAGGTGATCTCTGACGAGCACGGTATCGACCCGACCGGAACTTACCACGGGGACTCTGATCTCCAGCTAGAACGAATCAACGTCTACTACAATGAGGCCACCG GTGGCAAGTACGTGCCCCGTGCTGTCCTGGTCGATCTGGAGCCCGGTACCATGGATTCTGTCCGCTCCGGACCATTCGGTCAGATTTTCAGACCGGATAACTTTGTTTTCGGTCAGAGCGGTGCCGGTAACAACTGGGCCAAGGGCCACTACACGGAAGGTGCCGAACTGGTCGACTCCGTTCTGGACGTTGTGAGGAAGGAGGCCGAGAGCTGTGACTGTCTGCAGGGGTTCCAGCTGACCCACTCTCTGGGTGGGGGTACCGGGTCTGGAATGGGTACCCTTCTTATCAGCAAGATCCGAGAGGAGTACCCCGACAGGGTGATGAACACCTTCTCCGTCGTCCCTTCACCAAAG GTGTCGGACACAGTTGTAGAACCGTACAACGCCACCCTGTCCGTCCATCAGCTGGTCGAGAACACAGACGAATCTTTCTGTATTGACAACGAGGCTCTCTACGACATTTGCTTCCGAACCCTGAAGTTGACCACCCCAACATATGGGGACTTGAACCATCTGGTCTCAGCCACAATGTCCGGTGTGACAACCTGTCTGCGATTCCCGGGTCAACTCAACGCTGACCTGCGTAAACTGGCTGTCAACATGGTACCCTTCCCCCGTCTCCACTTCTTCATGCCCGGATTTGCCCCTCTCACCTCCAGGGGTAGCCAGCAGTACAGAGCCCTGACCGTCCcagaactcacccagcagatgtTTGACGCCAAGAACATGATGGCCGCTTGCGATCCCCGTCACGGCCGTTATCTGACGGTGGCCGCCATGTTCCGTGGTCGTATGTCCATGAAGGAAGTCGACGAACAGATGTTGAACGTACAGAACAAGAACAGCAGCTACTTTGTCGAATGGATCCCCAACAACGTCAAGACCGCCGTCTGTGATATTCCACCCCGTGGTCTCAAAATGGCCGCCACATTCATTGGTAACAGCACAGCCATCCAAGAGCTGTTCAAGCGAATCTCCGAGCAGTTCACTGCCATGTTCCGTCGTAAGGCTTTCCTGCATTGGTACACCGGTGAGGGTATGGACGAGATGGAGTTTACTGAGGCCGAGTCTAACATGAACGACTTGGTGTCCGAGTACCAACAGTACCAAGACGCCACGGCCGAGGAGGAGGGAGAGTTTGACGAGGAAGGGGAGGCAGAAGAAGATTGA